Proteins from a single region of Hymenobacter aquaticus:
- a CDS encoding XdhC family protein, whose amino-acid sequence MTELQRLILAYDEHRAAGRACALASVVDVAGSAYRRPGARMLVTEEGQLTGAISGGCLEGDARRRARQTILQGRPTVVTYDSTDPDDDLQFGAALGCQGVVQILLEPLDFQNPDNPLELLRRWAEGVEAPAVVATVFGMAGPTAAARMGQRLLLLADGRVEGNLSADSELYDAILQDARAALAAGQPATRHYPAGAGTVRVCLEILRPPVRLTVYGAGNDVQPVVRLAASLGWRVQVLDGRPNQAQAGRFPEAEAVRVLPLAQVEAEPHDASFALLMTHNYYYDLAVLRHLLSAPTRYIGLLGPRKKYERLLEDLQKDVPAAAQQLEGRLYSPIGLNLGGETPEEIALSIVAEIQAVLAGRPAGFLRDSPLPIHPPLHATAPLVMEGRADAACSL is encoded by the coding sequence ATGACCGAACTACAACGTCTTATTCTGGCTTACGACGAGCACCGTGCCGCCGGCCGCGCCTGCGCCCTGGCCTCGGTGGTAGATGTGGCCGGCTCGGCCTACCGCCGCCCCGGGGCCCGCATGCTCGTGACGGAGGAAGGGCAGCTGACCGGCGCCATCAGCGGGGGCTGCCTTGAAGGCGACGCCCGCCGCCGCGCCCGCCAAACCATTCTGCAGGGCCGCCCCACGGTGGTCACCTACGACTCGACCGACCCCGACGACGACCTGCAGTTCGGGGCGGCGCTGGGCTGCCAGGGCGTGGTCCAGATCCTGCTCGAGCCCCTCGACTTCCAGAATCCCGACAACCCCCTGGAGCTGCTGCGCCGCTGGGCCGAAGGGGTAGAGGCCCCGGCCGTGGTGGCCACCGTATTCGGGATGGCCGGCCCCACGGCGGCGGCCCGCATGGGACAGCGCCTGCTGCTGCTCGCCGATGGCCGAGTGGAAGGCAACCTCTCGGCCGATTCGGAGCTGTACGACGCTATTCTGCAGGATGCCCGCGCCGCGCTGGCCGCCGGGCAGCCGGCCACGCGCCACTACCCGGCCGGGGCCGGCACCGTGCGGGTATGCCTGGAAATCCTGCGGCCCCCGGTGCGCCTGACCGTGTACGGGGCCGGCAACGACGTGCAGCCCGTGGTGCGCCTGGCCGCCAGTCTGGGCTGGCGGGTGCAGGTGCTGGATGGTCGCCCCAACCAGGCCCAGGCTGGGCGGTTTCCCGAGGCCGAAGCCGTGCGCGTGCTGCCCCTGGCCCAGGTGGAAGCCGAGCCGCACGACGCCAGCTTTGCCCTGCTGATGACCCACAACTACTACTACGATCTGGCCGTGCTGCGCCACCTGCTCTCGGCGCCCACCCGCTACATCGGGCTGCTGGGGCCGCGCAAGAAGTATGAGCGCCTGCTGGAAGACCTGCAAAAGGACGTGCCCGCTGCCGCCCAACAGCTCGAAGGCCGCCTCTACAGCCCCATTGGCCTGAACCTGGGCGGCGAAACGCCCGAGGAAATTGCCCTGTCCATCGTGGCCGAGATTCAGGCGGTGCTGGCCGGGCGACCCGCCGGCTTCCTGCGCGACTCCCCGCTCCCGATTCATCCGCCCCTGCACGCCACCGCGCCCCTGGTGATGGAAGGCCGGGCCGACGCGGCCTGTAGCCTGTAA
- a CDS encoding xanthine dehydrogenase family protein molybdopterin-binding subunit, whose amino-acid sequence MDNEPAFFETNGPGSGGVVGQPLDRVDGFAKVTGQAKYSAEYKLPGLTYGVLCTSDIARGKIQSIDTTAAAREPGVLAILTHLNLPKLAKTPNDAEGKKAIGAPMGFLPLTSDVIHYAGQPVALVVADTYDRAVHAATLVRVQYAVEKPVVSFLDPKAELFDPEKVQDGKTPGHTRRGNPQQAFAAAPVQLTATYEHAINHHNPMEPGATTAVWEGNDRLTVYESTQGVTRTQKALSAMLGLPTEQVRVVTKYLGGGFGCKGSTWPHTILTVQAAKAVGRPVRLALTRPQQFTSMGHREDQHQTLKLGATQDGKLTALIHEKTSTTSPWDNYAEPNSRIINLLYACPAFESTYRLGRANVMTSTFTRAPGEAPGSFAIECSMDDLAYQLGIDPLQIRLLNYADKDPTNGKPWSSKSLKQCYARGAELFGWSKRNPRNGATRQGRYLVGWGMATASYPVHNNQGTARVRLYADGHAVVQTGATDLGTGTYTVMTQVAADSLGLAPEKVRFELGDTNLPTAPNSGGSVAAGTVSSSIYMAAQDVWQKLTKLAVQDKKSPLYRAKPADVVVEKGRLQLKADKTKGEDFMALMKRADMADVEGMGNGKYGAGYESGRTAGAADSGHADDMGGHSMHSFGAHFCEVRVDAELGTVRVTRWVSVHAAGRILNAKTARSQIIGGSIFGIGAALMEETFRDPNLARYTNASLGEYHIPVNADIPDMTVEFIEEHDPYINAMGVKGIGEISMVGVAAAVANAVFHATGKRIRSLPITPDKVMNSLSV is encoded by the coding sequence ATGGACAACGAACCAGCATTCTTCGAAACCAACGGCCCCGGCAGCGGCGGCGTGGTCGGCCAGCCCCTCGACCGGGTCGACGGCTTCGCCAAGGTGACGGGCCAGGCCAAGTACTCGGCCGAGTATAAGCTGCCGGGTCTGACCTACGGTGTGCTATGCACCAGTGACATTGCCAGGGGCAAAATCCAGAGCATCGACACCACCGCTGCCGCCCGGGAGCCCGGCGTGCTGGCCATCCTGACCCACCTGAATCTGCCCAAGCTGGCCAAAACTCCCAACGACGCGGAAGGCAAAAAGGCCATTGGGGCCCCGATGGGCTTCCTGCCCCTGACCTCGGACGTAATTCACTACGCCGGGCAGCCCGTGGCCCTGGTGGTAGCCGACACCTACGACCGGGCCGTGCACGCCGCCACGCTGGTGCGGGTGCAGTACGCCGTGGAGAAACCCGTAGTATCGTTTCTGGACCCCAAGGCTGAGCTGTTTGACCCCGAGAAAGTGCAGGACGGCAAAACGCCCGGCCACACCCGGCGCGGCAACCCGCAGCAGGCCTTTGCCGCCGCGCCCGTGCAGCTCACGGCCACCTACGAGCACGCCATCAACCACCACAACCCCATGGAGCCCGGTGCTACCACGGCCGTGTGGGAAGGCAACGACCGGCTGACCGTCTACGAATCGACGCAGGGTGTGACCCGCACCCAGAAGGCCCTGAGCGCCATGCTGGGGCTGCCCACCGAGCAGGTGCGCGTCGTGACCAAGTACCTGGGCGGCGGGTTTGGCTGCAAGGGCTCGACCTGGCCCCACACCATCCTGACGGTGCAGGCCGCCAAAGCCGTGGGCCGGCCCGTGCGCCTCGCGCTGACCCGGCCCCAGCAGTTTACCAGCATGGGCCACCGCGAAGACCAGCACCAGACCCTCAAGCTGGGCGCCACCCAGGACGGCAAGCTCACGGCCCTGATCCACGAGAAAACCTCCACCACCTCGCCCTGGGACAACTACGCCGAGCCCAACAGCCGCATCATCAACCTGCTCTACGCCTGCCCCGCCTTCGAGTCGACCTACCGGCTGGGCCGGGCCAACGTGATGACCTCGACCTTCACGCGGGCCCCCGGCGAAGCGCCCGGCTCGTTTGCCATTGAGTGCTCGATGGACGATTTGGCCTACCAGCTCGGCATCGACCCGCTGCAGATCCGGCTGCTGAACTACGCCGACAAGGACCCCACCAACGGCAAACCCTGGAGCAGCAAAAGCCTCAAGCAGTGCTACGCCCGCGGGGCCGAGCTCTTCGGCTGGAGCAAGCGCAACCCCCGCAACGGGGCCACCCGGCAGGGGCGCTACCTGGTGGGCTGGGGCATGGCAACGGCCTCCTATCCGGTGCACAACAACCAGGGCACGGCCCGGGTGCGACTCTACGCCGACGGCCACGCCGTGGTGCAAACCGGGGCCACCGACCTGGGCACCGGCACCTACACCGTCATGACGCAGGTCGCGGCCGACTCGCTGGGCCTCGCCCCCGAGAAGGTGCGCTTCGAGCTGGGCGACACCAACCTGCCCACGGCCCCCAACTCGGGCGGCTCGGTGGCGGCCGGCACGGTGTCGTCGTCGATTTACATGGCGGCCCAGGACGTGTGGCAGAAGCTGACCAAGCTGGCTGTGCAGGATAAAAAGTCGCCGCTGTACCGGGCCAAGCCCGCCGACGTGGTGGTGGAGAAGGGCCGGCTGCAGCTCAAGGCCGACAAAACGAAAGGCGAAGACTTCATGGCCCTGATGAAGCGCGCCGACATGGCCGACGTCGAGGGCATGGGCAACGGCAAGTACGGGGCCGGCTACGAGTCGGGCCGCACCGCCGGGGCCGCCGACTCGGGCCACGCCGACGATATGGGCGGCCACTCGATGCACTCGTTCGGGGCCCACTTCTGCGAGGTGCGCGTCGATGCGGAGCTGGGCACCGTGCGCGTCACGCGCTGGGTGAGCGTGCACGCCGCCGGCCGCATTCTGAACGCCAAAACCGCCCGCAGCCAGATTATCGGCGGCAGCATCTTCGGCATTGGGGCGGCGCTGATGGAGGAAACCTTCCGCGACCCGAACTTGGCCCGCTACACCAACGCCAGCCTGGGCGAGTACCACATTCCCGTCAACGCCGACATTCCCGACATGACCGTGGAGTTCATCGAGGAGCACGACCCCTACATTAATGCTATGGGTGTGAAGGGCATCGGGGAAATTTCGATGGTGGGCGTAGCCGCCGCCGTGGCCAACGCCGTATTTCACGCCACCGGCAAGCGCATCCGCAGCCTGCCCATCACCCCCGACAAAGTGATGAACAGCCTGAGTGTTTAA
- a CDS encoding FAD binding domain-containing protein, with translation MNNFSYTPVSTAKEATNIRKDKKEAAFIAGGTTLLDLMKANVEQHTQLVDINLLPFRGIQETADGLRIGALERMSDVGENTLVTQQYPAVAEALLLSASPQLRNMASIGGNLLQRTRCGYFRDPAFPCNKRNPGSGCPAQQGDNRNLAILGTSEACIATNAGDLAVALVALDAVVTLENAKGKQRRVPLLEFHLLPGTTPQRETVIEPDELIVAVTVPAAAHARKSHYVKVRDRASYAFALVSAAVGLDVQGGQIRAARIALGGVGTKPWRAQEAEKLLVGKAPSAESFRAAAAAAVRGAQPREHNRFKVEMAQKTVVQALEELMA, from the coding sequence ATGAACAACTTCAGCTATACGCCGGTCAGCACGGCCAAAGAGGCCACCAACATTCGCAAGGATAAAAAGGAGGCGGCCTTTATTGCCGGCGGCACCACGCTGCTGGATTTGATGAAGGCCAACGTGGAGCAGCATACTCAGCTGGTCGACATCAACCTGCTGCCGTTCCGGGGCATCCAGGAAACGGCCGACGGCCTGCGCATCGGCGCGCTGGAGCGCATGAGCGACGTGGGCGAAAATACTCTGGTAACGCAGCAATACCCGGCTGTTGCCGAGGCCCTGCTGCTCAGCGCCTCGCCCCAGCTGCGCAACATGGCCAGCATCGGCGGCAACCTGCTGCAACGCACCCGCTGCGGCTACTTCCGCGACCCGGCCTTTCCCTGCAACAAGCGCAACCCCGGCTCGGGCTGCCCCGCCCAGCAGGGCGACAACCGCAACCTGGCCATTCTGGGCACCTCCGAGGCCTGCATTGCCACCAACGCCGGCGACCTGGCCGTGGCCCTGGTAGCCCTCGACGCCGTGGTGACCCTGGAAAACGCCAAGGGCAAGCAGCGCCGCGTGCCGCTGCTGGAGTTTCATTTACTGCCCGGCACCACGCCCCAGCGCGAAACCGTCATCGAGCCCGACGAGCTGATCGTGGCCGTGACGGTGCCGGCCGCCGCCCACGCCCGCAAGTCGCACTACGTGAAGGTGCGCGACCGGGCCTCCTACGCCTTTGCTTTAGTATCGGCGGCCGTGGGCCTCGACGTGCAGGGCGGCCAGATCCGGGCGGCCCGCATTGCGTTGGGCGGCGTGGGCACCAAGCCCTGGCGGGCCCAGGAGGCCGAAAAGCTGCTGGTCGGCAAAGCCCCTTCGGCGGAGAGCTTCCGGGCTGCCGCCGCGGCCGCCGTGCGTGGCGCCCAGCCCCGGGAGCACAACCGCTTCAAGGTGGAAATGGCGCAGAAAACCGTGGTGCAGGCGCTGGAGGAACTGATGGCGTAA
- a CDS encoding (2Fe-2S)-binding protein, which translates to MSQENTADFAADAPGATPEDGSRRSFIKQAGGILGLALAPPLLSQAERLTAFSKTVEGVTGMTLKINGTARTLQAEPRVSLLDALREYLDLTGTKKGCDHGQCGACTVLVDGRRVNSCLTLAVMNQGKEITTIEGLAKGEELHPMQQAFIKHDGFQCGYCTPGQIMSGVACVQEGHAKTDDQCREWMSGNLCRCGAYPNIVAAVREVAGKA; encoded by the coding sequence ATGAGTCAAGAGAATACTGCTGATTTCGCCGCCGATGCGCCGGGGGCCACGCCGGAAGACGGCTCCCGCCGTTCCTTTATCAAGCAGGCCGGCGGCATCCTGGGCCTGGCCCTGGCCCCGCCGCTGCTCAGCCAGGCCGAGCGGCTCACGGCCTTTTCCAAAACGGTGGAGGGCGTTACGGGTATGACGCTGAAAATTAACGGCACGGCCCGCACCCTCCAGGCCGAGCCCCGCGTGAGCCTGCTCGATGCCCTGCGCGAGTACCTCGATTTGACCGGCACCAAGAAAGGCTGCGACCATGGCCAGTGCGGGGCCTGCACCGTGCTGGTCGACGGCCGGCGCGTGAACTCCTGCCTGACCCTGGCCGTGATGAACCAGGGTAAGGAAATAACGACCATCGAGGGCCTGGCGAAAGGGGAGGAGCTGCACCCCATGCAGCAGGCCTTCATCAAGCACGACGGATTTCAGTGCGGCTACTGCACCCCGGGCCAGATTATGTCGGGGGTGGCCTGCGTGCAGGAAGGCCACGCCAAAACCGACGACCAGTGCCGCGAATGGATGAGCGGCAACCTGTGCCGCTGCGGCGCTTATCCCAACATCGTGGCCGCCGTGCGCGAGGTGGCCGGCAAAGCCTGA
- a CDS encoding heme ABC transporter ATP-binding protein encodes MLRADNVSFQVAGKTLLRNASVECRPGEFTVLMGPNGAGKTTLLRLLAGLYQPSAGQVLYHDSALSTYSAAELARVRAVLSQEIQLAFPLSVADVVLMGRYPHFQRSPARHDQQITQLALAELGMSDFADRDYSTLSGGEAQKVQMARVLAQIWEEPAQGTRVLLLDEPVSSLDLRYQHQLLQLARRFSRRQTIVVAVLHDINLALAYADKLVFVKQGQVHRTLPHPNELDQQTLEEVFGLSMRIITNPFTQKPLVVHADSHELPPDS; translated from the coding sequence ATGCTTAGGGCCGATAACGTCAGCTTTCAGGTGGCGGGCAAAACCCTGCTCCGCAACGCGTCGGTGGAGTGCCGGCCGGGCGAGTTTACGGTGCTGATGGGCCCCAACGGCGCGGGCAAAACCACGCTGCTGCGGCTGCTGGCGGGCTTGTACCAGCCCTCGGCCGGCCAGGTGCTCTACCACGATTCGGCCCTGAGCACCTACTCGGCGGCCGAGCTGGCCCGGGTGCGGGCCGTGTTGTCGCAGGAAATCCAGCTGGCCTTCCCGCTCAGCGTGGCCGACGTGGTGCTGATGGGCCGCTACCCGCACTTTCAGCGCAGCCCCGCGCGCCACGACCAGCAGATTACCCAGCTGGCCCTGGCCGAGCTGGGCATGAGCGACTTCGCCGACCGGGACTACTCCACGCTGTCGGGGGGCGAGGCCCAGAAGGTGCAAATGGCCCGGGTGCTGGCCCAGATCTGGGAAGAGCCCGCCCAGGGCACCCGGGTGCTGCTGCTCGACGAGCCCGTTTCCAGCCTCGATTTGCGCTACCAGCACCAGTTGCTGCAACTGGCCCGGCGCTTTTCCCGCCGGCAGACCATTGTGGTGGCCGTGCTGCACGACATCAACCTGGCCCTGGCCTACGCCGATAAACTCGTGTTTGTCAAGCAGGGGCAGGTGCACCGCACGCTGCCGCACCCCAACGAGCTGGACCAGCAAACCCTGGAGGAGGTATTTGGCCTCTCGATGCGCATCATCACCAACCCGTTCACCCAGAAGCCGCTGGTGGTCCACGCCGACTCCCACGAGCTGCCGCCGGACAGCTAA
- a CDS encoding FecCD family ABC transporter permease, translating to MRLSAGRVRLYFGILLAALLVSIVGSARLGAVVLTYAEIGSYLAQSLGFSAASADPTAALHEGVFFQIRLPRVLLCAVVGAALAVSGTLMQALFRNPIVEPGLIGTSAGAALGAACVFVLGASLSWVNTTFLGAFVLPAAAFVGALLATGLVYRLSRVQGRVTVASMLLAGIAVNALAAGGTGFLAYIARDPQARSITFWNLGSFSSADWPSFYLVLAVTVVGVGLALRFAKALNALQLGENEAQYLGVNTRQLQTRILLLNTLLVAVATSTVGVIGFVGLVVPHLLRLLRLADNRLLLLGSSLLGAVLMILSDTVARTIIAPAELPIGVLTAFIGAPVFLWMLSHYRQLNQRGGFYA from the coding sequence GTGAGGCTGAGCGCGGGCCGCGTGCGGCTGTATTTCGGCATCCTGCTGGCGGCGTTGCTGGTGAGTATCGTCGGCTCGGCGCGGCTGGGCGCGGTGGTGCTCACCTACGCCGAAATCGGCAGCTACCTGGCCCAGAGCCTGGGTTTCAGCGCCGCCAGCGCCGACCCGACGGCCGCGCTGCACGAAGGCGTGTTTTTCCAGATCCGGCTGCCGCGGGTACTGCTCTGCGCGGTGGTCGGGGCGGCGCTGGCGGTGTCGGGCACGCTGATGCAGGCCTTGTTTCGCAACCCCATCGTGGAGCCGGGCCTGATTGGCACCTCGGCCGGGGCGGCGCTGGGCGCGGCCTGCGTGTTCGTGCTGGGCGCTTCCCTGAGCTGGGTGAACACCACGTTTCTGGGCGCTTTCGTGCTGCCGGCCGCCGCGTTTGTGGGCGCCTTGCTGGCTACCGGGCTGGTTTACCGCCTGTCCAGGGTGCAGGGCCGGGTCACGGTGGCCTCGATGCTGCTGGCCGGCATTGCGGTGAATGCCCTGGCCGCCGGCGGCACGGGCTTCCTGGCCTACATTGCCCGCGACCCGCAGGCCCGCTCCATTACCTTTTGGAACCTGGGCAGCTTCAGCAGCGCCGACTGGCCCTCGTTCTACCTGGTGCTGGCCGTGACGGTGGTGGGCGTGGGGCTGGCGTTGCGCTTTGCCAAAGCACTGAATGCGTTGCAGCTGGGCGAGAATGAGGCGCAGTATCTGGGCGTGAACACCCGGCAGCTGCAAACCCGCATCCTGCTGCTCAACACCCTGCTGGTGGCCGTGGCTACCTCCACGGTGGGCGTCATCGGGTTCGTGGGCCTGGTGGTGCCCCACTTGCTGCGGCTGCTGCGCCTCGCCGACAACCGCCTGCTGCTGCTGGGCTCCAGTCTGCTGGGGGCCGTGCTGATGATCTTGTCCGACACGGTGGCCCGCACCATCATTGCTCCGGCCGAGCTGCCTATTGGCGTGCTCACGGCCTTTATCGGGGCCCCGGTTTTTCTGTGGATGCTTTCCCACTACCGGCAACTCAACCAGCGGGGCGGATTTTATGCTTAG
- a CDS encoding heme/hemin ABC transporter substrate-binding protein has product MKKLVYATLLLAAVACNRFRNEDNTAADAPGQERIVSVSKQLTEMIFALGAGNKLVGVDLSSTYPAAAKKLPTVGYHRLLNSEGIVSLKPTVVYSDGNVAPAAVMTQLQKVGIPIKEFKQTKTIEEACQLLRQLGDGFGKRPAADSLARQLTTDMATAAEKRQRFGDRPVKVVIIHYGLQKNIYLAMGQKSTGTQMLEWAGGVNAIDATEGMKPISPELIAAAQPDVILATDFGFDRMGGLEKFKTLPGVALTPAAKNNRIYRVEEHDMVYLGPRTGQNVLKLMELIHQPTPKS; this is encoded by the coding sequence ATGAAAAAACTCGTGTACGCAACCCTTTTGCTGGCCGCTGTGGCCTGCAACCGGTTCCGCAATGAAGATAACACGGCCGCCGACGCCCCGGGCCAGGAGCGTATCGTATCGGTGTCGAAGCAGCTTACGGAAATGATTTTCGCCCTCGGCGCGGGCAATAAGCTCGTGGGCGTGGACCTGAGCAGCACCTACCCGGCGGCGGCCAAAAAACTGCCCACCGTGGGCTACCACCGCCTGCTCAACTCCGAGGGCATCGTCTCGCTGAAGCCCACCGTGGTGTATTCGGATGGCAACGTGGCCCCCGCGGCCGTGATGACCCAGCTGCAGAAGGTGGGCATTCCTATTAAGGAGTTCAAGCAAACCAAGACCATCGAGGAAGCCTGCCAGCTGCTCCGGCAGCTCGGCGACGGGTTTGGCAAGCGCCCCGCCGCCGACAGCCTGGCCCGGCAGCTCACGACCGACATGGCCACGGCTGCCGAGAAGCGCCAGCGGTTTGGCGACCGGCCCGTGAAGGTGGTTATCATTCACTACGGCCTGCAAAAGAACATCTACCTGGCTATGGGCCAGAAAAGCACCGGCACCCAGATGCTGGAGTGGGCCGGCGGCGTCAACGCCATCGACGCCACCGAGGGCATGAAGCCCATCAGCCCCGAGCTGATTGCCGCCGCCCAGCCCGACGTGATTCTGGCCACCGACTTCGGCTTCGACCGGATGGGCGGGCTGGAGAAGTTCAAGACCCTGCCCGGCGTGGCCCTCACGCCGGCGGCCAAAAATAACCGCATCTACCGGGTGGAAGAGCACGACATGGTGTATCTGGGGCCGCGTACGGGGCAGAACGTGCTAAAGCTCATGGAATTGATTCACCAGCCGACACCCAAGTCGTGA
- a CDS encoding TonB-dependent receptor: MKSIFTGVLLLWGSLFFCTGAAAQYVTSGTVVDQQTRQPLVGAVVAASSATAATTDKDGRFQLSSTEEVRTVKVQYLGYVAQDVTIKNNNSGALTIALAPSNTGLSEVQVVGYATEKKLLETPVALSVVTEKDLQRNNTIFLQNTLNQVPGVRMNVRSAASQSNLVIRGIGSTYGRFSIRGIKLYQNGIPLSEADGTTSLDDLDYTTLGRIDVIKGPASSIYGATLGGVVSFQTRKATPGTSLHLGTVVGKYGLFRTNTGIGIGTDKVNLLVNYGHQETRGFRADHSNSRKDFVTVAGDFYVSEKQTVSVLGTYTNQHDNYAGELDSTDFFTNYTKLAQAYKDKDVGVDAEITRLGLTHTYRFTGNFVNTTSLFMGSTYSLSPSEPSFTHTQRSKRGVRSVFTYAPQLGSVQTRFALGTEYLANQDNNKRYGITALGAPTALSADQEIRSTQLNTFAQAEASITEHTTLTVGASYNVVTYDIQDLLFRADPKLSLTGYRQFKPTWTPRVALIHTFNEQFSVFAQYSTGFSPPISSQISLSTGQINPDLKPESNDNFELGSRGSLLGNKLNYDVTGYWMKVKNGLVSQTNANKVTYFVNSGASEYKGVEVALSGNLVEAEKAGVLTQVRPFVSYTYTDAEFKSYQLAANDYSGKRVPGTFKNLFTGGLDVETKFGLYLNLTSQYTDKTPMSDSNNRYAASYWLLNSKVGVRGKVAGHLGYDVFAGLDNLTDERYAVSIALNQATPVKAPTFYNPGIPRNWYSGATLNYTF; this comes from the coding sequence ATGAAATCAATCTTTACTGGGGTGCTCCTGCTGTGGGGCTCACTCTTCTTTTGCACGGGCGCTGCTGCCCAATACGTTACCTCGGGCACTGTCGTTGACCAGCAAACCCGCCAGCCCCTGGTGGGCGCGGTGGTAGCGGCCAGCTCGGCTACCGCGGCTACCACCGATAAGGACGGCCGTTTTCAGCTGTCCTCGACCGAAGAAGTGCGCACCGTGAAGGTGCAGTACCTGGGCTACGTGGCCCAGGATGTGACTATCAAGAATAATAACTCCGGCGCGCTGACCATTGCCCTGGCACCATCCAACACCGGCCTGAGCGAGGTGCAGGTGGTGGGCTACGCCACCGAAAAAAAGCTACTCGAAACGCCCGTGGCGCTGAGCGTGGTAACCGAAAAGGATTTGCAGCGCAACAACACCATCTTCCTGCAGAACACCCTGAACCAGGTGCCCGGCGTGCGGATGAACGTGCGCAGCGCGGCCTCGCAGTCGAACCTGGTGATTCGGGGTATCGGCAGCACCTACGGGCGCTTCAGCATCCGGGGCATCAAGCTGTATCAGAACGGTATTCCGCTGTCGGAGGCCGATGGCACGACTTCCCTGGATGATCTGGACTACACCACCCTGGGCCGCATCGACGTGATTAAGGGGCCGGCGTCGAGCATTTATGGGGCTACCTTGGGCGGGGTCGTTTCCTTCCAGACGCGCAAGGCCACGCCCGGCACCAGCCTTCATCTGGGCACGGTAGTGGGCAAATACGGCCTGTTCCGGACCAATACCGGCATCGGCATCGGCACCGACAAAGTGAACCTGTTGGTCAACTACGGCCACCAGGAAACCCGGGGCTTCCGCGCCGACCACTCCAACAGCCGCAAGGATTTCGTGACCGTGGCCGGCGACTTTTACGTGAGCGAGAAGCAGACGGTGAGCGTGCTGGGCACCTACACCAACCAGCACGACAACTACGCCGGCGAGCTGGACAGCACCGACTTCTTCACCAACTATACCAAGCTGGCGCAGGCCTATAAGGACAAGGACGTGGGCGTGGATGCCGAAATCACCCGCCTGGGTTTGACGCACACCTACCGCTTCACCGGCAACTTCGTGAATACCACCAGCCTGTTTATGGGCAGCACGTACTCCCTGAGCCCTTCGGAGCCCAGCTTCACCCACACCCAGCGCAGCAAGCGGGGGGTGCGGAGCGTGTTTACCTACGCCCCCCAGCTGGGCAGCGTGCAGACGCGCTTTGCCCTGGGCACCGAGTATCTGGCGAACCAGGACAACAACAAGCGCTACGGCATTACGGCCCTGGGCGCGCCCACGGCTTTGTCGGCCGACCAGGAAATCCGCTCGACCCAGCTCAACACCTTCGCCCAGGCCGAAGCCTCGATTACGGAGCACACGACCCTGACCGTGGGCGCCAGCTACAACGTGGTGACCTACGACATTCAGGACCTGCTGTTCCGGGCCGACCCCAAGCTGAGCCTGACCGGCTACCGCCAGTTTAAGCCCACCTGGACGCCCCGCGTGGCCCTGATTCACACCTTCAACGAGCAGTTCTCGGTGTTTGCCCAGTACAGCACCGGCTTCTCGCCGCCCATCAGCAGCCAGATTTCGTTGTCGACCGGCCAGATTAACCCCGACCTGAAGCCCGAGTCGAACGACAACTTTGAGCTGGGCTCGCGCGGCAGCCTGCTGGGCAACAAGCTGAACTACGACGTGACGGGCTACTGGATGAAGGTGAAAAACGGCCTCGTGTCGCAGACCAACGCCAACAAAGTAACCTACTTCGTGAACTCCGGCGCCTCGGAATACAAAGGCGTCGAAGTAGCCCTGTCGGGCAATCTGGTGGAAGCCGAAAAAGCCGGCGTCCTGACCCAAGTGCGGCCCTTCGTGAGCTATACCTACACCGATGCCGAGTTCAAGTCGTACCAGCTGGCGGCCAACGACTACAGCGGCAAGCGGGTGCCCGGCACGTTCAAGAACCTATTTACTGGCGGCCTCGACGTGGAAACCAAGTTTGGCCTGTACCTGAACCTGACTTCGCAGTACACCGACAAAACGCCGATGTCGGACAGCAACAACCGCTACGCGGCCTCCTACTGGCTGCTGAACAGCAAAGTAGGCGTGCGCGGCAAAGTGGCCGGCCACCTGGGCTACGACGTGTTTGCCGGCCTCGACAACCTCACCGACGAGCGGTACGCCGTGTCCATTGCCCTGAACCAGGCCACGCCGGTGAAGGCCCCGACCTTCTACAACCCCGGCATACCCCGCAACTGGTACAGCGGCGCCACTCTGAACTACACTTTTTAG
- a CDS encoding DUF551 domain-containing protein, with protein sequence MSSTSLSPWIARAQQLPQPNQQVLVYVPSSWLEITVATYKPSNASKSAHMFVMPDRNGVDRYVKGVTHWMPLPAPPETA encoded by the coding sequence ATGTCGTCCACTTCTCTTTCTCCCTGGATTGCCCGCGCCCAGCAGTTGCCCCAGCCTAATCAGCAGGTGTTGGTATATGTACCCTCCTCGTGGCTGGAAATTACGGTGGCTACCTACAAGCCATCCAACGCTTCTAAGTCGGCGCACATGTTCGTGATGCCTGACCGCAACGGCGTAGACCGCTACGTGAAGGGAGTCACCCACTGGATGCCCCTGCCCGCGCCGCCCGAAACAGCCTGA